From Cellvibrio zantedeschiae, the proteins below share one genomic window:
- the mazG gene encoding nucleoside triphosphate pyrophosphohydrolase, whose product MTTYQYSTDDLLYLMARLRDPQTGCPWDIKQDYASIAPSTLEEAYEVVDAIEKQDFVHLKEELGDLLFQVIFYSQIGKEENRFEFAGVVNDLVEKLVRRHPHVFPDGTLHSKIDNRHTLPADVKERWEAIKQQERDAKGAKGLLADVPVNLPALSRAAKLQKRAATVGFDWTDVQGPIAKVREELIEVEEALTTNDSEAIEEELGDLFFAVVNISRYLKIDPEQALRKASRKFETRFNYIETHLDKPLNQATIEEMTVLWDEAKRGDKAKLKK is encoded by the coding sequence ATGACAACTTACCAATATTCCACTGACGATCTTCTGTATTTAATGGCACGCTTGCGCGATCCCCAAACGGGTTGTCCTTGGGATATCAAACAGGATTATGCCAGCATAGCGCCCTCTACATTGGAAGAAGCCTATGAAGTGGTTGATGCCATCGAGAAACAGGATTTTGTTCATTTGAAGGAAGAGTTGGGCGATTTATTATTTCAGGTTATTTTTTACAGCCAGATAGGTAAAGAAGAAAACCGTTTTGAATTTGCCGGGGTAGTGAACGATCTTGTGGAAAAATTAGTGCGCCGTCATCCTCATGTTTTCCCTGATGGAACCTTGCACAGTAAAATAGATAATCGCCATACACTACCTGCTGACGTGAAAGAGCGGTGGGAGGCGATCAAGCAGCAAGAGCGCGATGCGAAAGGAGCAAAAGGTTTGCTGGCAGATGTTCCTGTTAATCTTCCTGCATTGAGTCGTGCGGCTAAATTACAAAAGCGAGCAGCAACTGTTGGTTTTGATTGGACTGATGTCCAGGGCCCTATTGCAAAAGTGCGTGAAGAGCTTATAGAAGTTGAAGAGGCCTTAACGACTAATGACAGCGAAGCGATTGAAGAGGAGTTAGGCGATCTGTTTTTTGCGGTGGTGAACATCAGCCGCTACTTAAAAATTGATCCGGAGCAAGCCTTGCGCAAAGCCAGCCGAAAGTTCGAAACCCGTTTTAACTATATTGAAACCCATCTTGATAAACCCTTGAACCAAGCCACAATTGAAGAGATGACTGTCCTCTGGGATGAGGCCAAGCGGGGGGATAAGGCCAAGCTTAAAAAATAA
- a CDS encoding HD-GYP domain-containing protein has product MRPGYLKSSEKTIKIHISELKIGMYVSKLDRPWLETPFLMQGFMIESLDDIDAVAEYAQHVWIDAVGEEWVAPEERAAVKGQAKKVSYINKIDAKAEHAAAMDTYREARRLTRSLLDDLRLGGVINSEQAKSTVKECVHSILRNSDALIWMSKIRTQDEYTAEHCLNVCILAIAFGRHLGMSEGDLERLGLCGLLHDVGKMRVQPEVLHKPASLTEKEFNMMKAHTVHGRNLLMSSPGIPNSTIDVAYSHHERIDGTGYPRGLSSSGISEFAKIIAIVDAYDAMTADRCYSPSIPSTEALKIIFKDRGTHFDDRLGLEFIKSVGLYPPGTLVELVNGLIAIVFETNSKYRHLPKVIAVKKQDAKLEKNVLVDLSGVERGSLDKSFLIKRALNDGSFGVYIKDYREQGLALG; this is encoded by the coding sequence GTGCGCCCTGGTTACCTTAAGTCTTCGGAAAAGACGATCAAGATTCATATCTCTGAGCTCAAGATTGGAATGTATGTTTCCAAACTTGATCGCCCGTGGCTTGAAACTCCCTTTTTAATGCAAGGCTTTATGATTGAAAGCCTGGATGACATTGATGCAGTTGCAGAATATGCGCAACACGTGTGGATTGATGCTGTGGGTGAGGAATGGGTAGCTCCGGAGGAGCGAGCTGCTGTTAAAGGGCAGGCCAAAAAAGTTTCCTATATCAACAAGATCGATGCCAAGGCTGAGCATGCGGCGGCCATGGATACCTACCGCGAAGCGCGTCGACTTACTCGTAGTTTGCTTGATGATTTGCGTCTTGGTGGAGTGATAAATTCCGAGCAAGCAAAGTCCACCGTTAAAGAATGTGTACACAGTATTCTTCGCAATTCAGATGCATTGATCTGGATGTCTAAAATTCGCACGCAAGACGAATACACAGCGGAGCATTGCTTGAACGTGTGTATTTTGGCAATCGCATTTGGTCGCCATTTAGGTATGAGTGAGGGTGATCTTGAACGTTTGGGGTTGTGCGGTTTGTTGCATGACGTAGGCAAAATGCGCGTTCAGCCCGAGGTGCTACACAAACCTGCGTCGCTCACCGAAAAAGAATTCAATATGATGAAGGCCCATACAGTGCACGGGCGTAATCTGTTGATGTCTTCGCCAGGAATTCCTAATAGCACTATAGATGTAGCTTATAGCCATCATGAACGAATCGATGGTACGGGTTATCCGCGTGGGTTGAGTTCATCGGGGATTTCTGAATTCGCAAAAATTATTGCGATTGTTGACGCCTATGATGCTATGACTGCTGATCGGTGTTACTCGCCGAGTATTCCTTCCACCGAAGCTTTAAAAATTATTTTTAAAGACCGCGGCACACATTTTGATGATCGCTTGGGATTGGAGTTTATCAAAAGTGTGGGCCTTTACCCGCCCGGAACTTTGGTTGAATTAGTCAATGGCTTAATTGCAATTGTGTTTGAAACCAACAGTAAATATCGCCATTTACCTAAAGTTATCGCCGTTAAAAAGCAAGATGCCAAACTGGAAAAAAATGTGCTGGTTGATTTGTCAGGTGTTGAACGCGGAAGCCTGGACAAATCTTTTTTAATCAAACGTGCACTCAACGATGGCTCTTTCGGCGTGTACATCAAAGATTATCGTGAACAGGGTTTGGCCTTAGGATAA